One Nicotiana tomentosiformis chromosome 4, ASM39032v3, whole genome shotgun sequence genomic window carries:
- the LOC104105561 gene encoding COP9 signalosome complex subunit 4 has protein sequence MESAFASASAISDQRQKIEQYKHILSTVLASSDIQQAKQFIDHMLSDDVPLVVSRQLLQTFAQELGRLEAEVQKEVAHYTLNQIQPRVVSFEEQVLIIREKLAELYESEQQWSKAAQMLSGIDLDSAMRVVDETFIVSKCVQIARLYLEDDDAVNAEAFINKASFKVNGIKNEVLNLQYKVCYARILDLKRKFLEAALRYYAISQIEKRQIGDEEIDEAALEQALAAAVTCTILAAAGPQRSRVLATLYKDERCSKLKIYPILQKVYLERILRKPEIDAFAEELKPHQQALLPDNFTVLDRAMIEHNLLSASKLYTNISFDELGTLLGIPPQKAEKIASRMIFEDRMRGSIDQVEGVIHFEDDTEELQQWDQQIMGLCQALNDVLDSMAKKGLPIPV, from the exons ATGGAGAGTGCGTTCGCTAGCGCCTCGGCGATCAGCGACCAACGCCAGAAAATCGAACAGTACAAGCACATTCTCTCCACCGTTCTCGCATCTAGCGACATTCAACAAGCCAAGCAATTCATCGATCACA TGTTATCGGATGATGTGCCCTTGGTGGTATCAAGGCAGCTATTGCAGACATTTGCACAAGAACTTGGGAGATTGGAAGCAGAGGTTCAAAAGGAAGTAGCGCATTATACTCTCAATCAGATACAGCCTCGTGTTGTGTCCTTTGAAGAACAG GTGTTGATCATTCGGGAAAAACTTGCAGAGTTATACGAGTCTGAACAACAATGGTCAAAAGCAGCCCAGATGCTCAGTGGCATCGATTTAGATTCTGCAATGAG AGTTGTTGATGAGACTTTCATAGTTTCAAAATGTGTCCAAATTGCTCGTCTATATCTCGAG GACGATGATGCAGTTAATGCAGAAGCTTTTATTAATAAAGCTTCCTTTAAAGTTAACGGCATCAAGAATGAAGTATTGAATTTGCAGTACAAG GTTTGCTATGCTAGGATTTTAGATTTGAAGAGAAAATTCTTGGAAGCTGCCTTGCGTTACTATGCCATTTCTCAGATTGAGAAGCGACAAATTGGTGACGA AGAAATTGATGAAGCTGCGTTAGAGCAAGCTCTGGCAGCTGCTGTGACGTGCACAATTTTGGCTGCAGCAGGTCCTCAACGATCTCGTGTACTTGCCACACTGTACAAA GATGAGCGTTGCTCCAAATTAAAAATCTATCCAATCTTGCAGAAG GTCTATCTGGAGAGAATCTTGAGAAAACCTGAAATTGATGCTTTTGCAGAAGAGTTGAAGCCACATCAG CAAGCACTTTTGCCTGATAACTTCACAGTTTTGGATCGTGCTATGATTGAACATAATCTCTTGAGTGCTAGCAAACTTTATACAAATATAAG TTTTGATGAATTGGGCACTTTGTTGGGCATTCCCCCTCAAAAG GCTgagaaaattgcttcaagaatgaTTTTCGAAGATAGAATGCGGGGATCTATTGATCAG GTTGAAGGTGTCATACATTTTGAGGATGACACTGAAGAACTGCAACAGTGGGATCAACAG ATCATGGGCCTTTGTCAAGCTCTCAATGATGTTCTTGATAGCATGGCGAAGAAGGGCCTCCCTATTCCTGTCTAG